From one Tetragenococcus osmophilus genomic stretch:
- a CDS encoding DUF177 domain-containing protein, which produces MKWSLVELEKYKEEPLQFSETLNLKKDLMDRDQQILDLTPVEVEGMVVVEDIDYILHYTVKTTITLPSSRSLEPVALPMNFSVDEVFMTPEQYEQLDESVQAEEILILEKQQLDLSDSVIDNILLEIPLQVFTEEEKQLGTMPSGEDWAVISEDEYNKQKEAEKEETVDPRMENLSSLLDDLEEDDS; this is translated from the coding sequence ATGAAATGGTCTTTAGTAGAACTAGAAAAATACAAAGAAGAACCGCTGCAGTTTAGCGAGACCCTTAATTTAAAAAAAGATCTGATGGATAGAGATCAGCAAATCTTGGATCTTACGCCTGTGGAAGTTGAAGGAATGGTCGTAGTAGAAGATATAGATTATATTTTACACTACACTGTTAAAACAACGATCACTTTACCTTCCTCTCGTTCGCTTGAACCAGTAGCATTACCAATGAATTTTTCCGTGGATGAAGTATTCATGACACCAGAACAATATGAACAATTGGATGAGTCAGTTCAAGCTGAGGAAATTTTAATACTAGAAAAACAGCAACTAGATTTAAGTGACTCAGTTATAGATAATATTTTACTCGAAATTCCTTTGCAAGTATTTACTGAAGAAGAAAAACAACTTGGTACGATGCCTTCAGGTGAAGATTGGGCAGTAATTTCTGAAGATGAGTACAATAAACAAAAAGAAGCAGAAAAAGAGGAAACAGTCGATCCTCGGATGGAGAATCTATCCTCGTTGTTAGACGATTTAGAAGAGGACGATTCCTAA
- the rpmF gene encoding 50S ribosomal protein L32 yields the protein MAVPARKTSKSRKAKRRTHKKLSITGLNECPNCGEMKKSHHVCANCGYYDGKDVTATEEA from the coding sequence ATGGCAGTACCAGCTAGAAAAACTTCAAAATCAAGAAAAGCAAAGCGCCGCACTCATAAGAAATTATCAATTACTGGATTAAATGAATGTCCAAATTGCGGCGAAATGAAAAAAAGCCACCATGTATGTGCAAATTGCGGCTATTATGACGGTAAAGACGTTACCGCAACAGAAGAAGCATAA